The Hymenobacter sp. DG25A nucleotide sequence TGGTGTTTGAAAAATATTTACGCCGACTTGCATTGTTTATTACGAAAGTTTCGTAGAATTACGAATAATTCGTAATAAAGCTATGGAACGACTAACACAACCCGAGGAAGAGGCCATGCAGGTGCTCTGGAAACTGGAAGGTGGGTTTATCAAGGAGGTGCTGGAGCTGCTGCCCGCGCCCCAGCCACCCTACACCACGCTGGCTTCCACCATTCGCAACCTGGAGCGCAAAGGCTACCTGCAGAGCGAGAAGCTGGGCAACACTTACCGTTTCACGCCTCTGATTGCGGCCGAGGACTACCGCAAGCGGTTTATGAGCACGTTTGTGGGCGACTATT carries:
- a CDS encoding BlaI/MecI/CopY family transcriptional regulator, whose protein sequence is MERLTQPEEEAMQVLWKLEGGFIKEVLELLPAPQPPYTTLASTIRNLERKGYLQSEKLGNTYRFTPLIAAEDYRKRFMSTFVGDYFKNSYKELVSFFAQDQKISAAELQEIIDMIERQKPPQS